The following are encoded in a window of Clostridium thermarum genomic DNA:
- a CDS encoding DUF2500 domain-containing protein: MFFPDDVFSVSFGFIFNIVPLLVMLGFIFVFGMIIVNAIKGAKQWNYNNSQPVLTVEARIVTKRADVSTYHHSNHNDIGHHHHHSSTTYYVTFEVQSGDRMEFRVSANEYGMLVEGDFGNLTFQGTRYLGFNRILS, translated from the coding sequence ATGTTTTTTCCTGATGATGTCTTTTCCGTTTCCTTTGGGTTTATATTTAATATTGTGCCCCTACTTGTAATGTTAGGTTTTATATTTGTCTTCGGTATGATTATTGTCAATGCAATTAAAGGAGCTAAGCAATGGAATTATAATAATTCTCAACCGGTTTTAACTGTTGAGGCAAGAATAGTTACAAAAAGGGCAGATGTTTCTACCTATCATCATAGCAACCATAATGACATTGGACACCACCATCATCACTCCAGCACCACATATTACGTTACCTTTGAAGTACAAAGCGGAGACAGAATGGAGTTTAGAGTTAGTGCTAATGAATATGGCATGTTGGTAGAAGGAGACTTCGGTAACCTTACTTTTCAAGGTACCAGGTACTTAGGCTTTAACAGAATTTTATCATAG
- a CDS encoding TcaA 3rd/4th domain-containing protein: protein MVVDNNGQVPLSVEPQSVHTDNLGDTQNVPVENTYNYQQNPVSFGGPVPAMNVTKIKAPRKPMGLGLKIAISAIILILLGGGAFFGIGRYITSEGQVVKKIEKAINENDAKELIKYLYSSEEDMKIDEASTEILLKYINKDEYFKEELIEKLSQGRKFENFSMTENGRTLLVFKKYVMEVEPQYLKLSSNYEGVNIKLNGVSIGKSQKDGVVKKYGPFIPGSYKLEFVYENEFGSSVIEEKVELTNNEFSYYADFNLKTVYCYASTDSLKVSVDGMETNMEIGLEGSEIGPFPDDNNRTIVFSKKYPWGNLVSIDYNSDDMFYDFFIEEFKIKDSDFIKSAAPYIKDFIVSYYTAKSSLNKDLLVNATDNCKYEFERNNYWDIPEDYIFNKAYINGEALYVYKDNNTGRDMFTIYVGAEYTFIDYDNRDILTLNMYYDEATGKWMIDSYNTYGYLDNVDLIDLQ from the coding sequence ATGGTAGTTGATAATAATGGGCAAGTGCCTCTTTCAGTAGAACCGCAATCAGTACATACAGACAACTTAGGTGATACTCAAAATGTGCCAGTAGAAAATACCTACAACTATCAGCAAAACCCTGTGTCTTTTGGTGGACCTGTACCGGCAATGAACGTTACAAAGATAAAAGCTCCAAGAAAACCTATGGGCCTAGGCCTAAAAATAGCTATATCAGCCATCATTCTAATTTTATTAGGAGGGGGAGCTTTCTTTGGTATAGGTAGATACATAACCAGCGAAGGACAAGTAGTAAAGAAAATTGAAAAAGCCATAAACGAAAATGACGCAAAGGAACTTATAAAATATTTATATTCCTCAGAGGAGGACATGAAAATTGACGAAGCTAGTACAGAGATTCTATTGAAATACATAAATAAAGATGAGTATTTTAAAGAAGAGTTGATAGAAAAATTGTCACAGGGCAGAAAGTTCGAAAACTTTTCCATGACAGAGAATGGAAGAACACTTCTTGTGTTCAAGAAATATGTTATGGAAGTTGAACCGCAATATCTAAAACTGTCTTCAAATTATGAAGGGGTCAATATTAAGTTAAATGGAGTATCTATAGGCAAAAGTCAAAAGGATGGAGTTGTAAAAAAATATGGTCCTTTTATACCTGGAAGTTACAAGTTGGAGTTTGTATATGAAAATGAGTTTGGTAGTTCAGTTATTGAAGAAAAGGTAGAGCTTACGAATAATGAATTTTCCTATTATGCAGACTTTAACCTCAAGACGGTATACTGTTATGCAAGTACAGATAGTTTAAAAGTATCTGTGGATGGTATGGAAACAAACATGGAGATTGGTTTGGAAGGCAGCGAGATAGGACCCTTTCCTGATGATAATAACAGAACAATAGTATTTTCTAAAAAATACCCATGGGGAAACCTCGTTTCAATTGATTATAACTCAGATGACATGTTTTATGATTTTTTCATAGAAGAGTTTAAAATAAAGGATTCAGATTTTATAAAGTCTGCAGCACCCTATATTAAAGATTTTATTGTCTCCTATTATACGGCAAAAAGCTCTCTTAACAAAGACTTATTGGTCAATGCCACAGATAATTGTAAGTATGAGTTTGAAAGGAATAATTATTGGGATATACCAGAGGACTACATCTTTAATAAGGCTTACATAAATGGAGAGGCGTTGTATGTTTATAAGGATAATAACACAGGAAGAGATATGTTTACTATATATGTAGGTGCAGAGTATACTTTTATTGATTATGATAATAGGGATATCCTTACCTTAAATATGTACTATGATGAAGCTACCGGTAAGTGGATGATTGACAGCTACAATACTTATGGGTATTTAGATAATGTGGATTTAATAGACTTACAGTAG
- a CDS encoding glycoside hydrolase family 2 protein, giving the protein MQPNGNGYLKHIYNNEYNSKYSHNIVTYESMIYDRFRTKEKLNGYWNFLIDPYDTFLRAEWFKENSKDKEGRELPCDYSFDDWERVYVPACWNMADDKYFYYEGTAVYTRKFKYLKKSEDRVFLKFGAVNYQCRIFLNKEFIAYHKGGSTPFYIEVTDRLLEENRIHVVVNNIRRRESIPTDNRDWFNYGGIYRDVELIRLPQTFIKTFRANVVDGTNLQKIKISVEVDGNNLNGKALLTIPDLGVKKEFNVNNGRGEMELKVQLEPWSPDNPTLYTVQVQYGDDFVMDKVGFREISVKGTEIYLNGQSIYLKGICCHEDSIENGKALSEEEIIENIKLAKELNCNFVRLAHYPHSEKITEAADQFGIMLWEEIAVNWAVDFDNSATLEDAKNQLCELMIRDYNRASVIIWSIGNENIDTDARLVFMKELVDTVKNMDDTRLVSAGCLINAEKNIISDRLIQYLDIIGINEYYGWYNGNFNLLIEAFRNSRPNRPVILAEFGAEALSGHMGTIDEFFTEDCQADVYRKQLKIIKDVPYIRGISPWILYDFRSPRRTNQYQKGYNLKGLLSADKKYKKLAYYILKKFYNY; this is encoded by the coding sequence ATGCAGCCTAATGGCAATGGATATTTAAAACACATTTATAACAATGAGTACAATAGTAAGTATAGTCATAATATTGTTACATATGAAAGTATGATTTATGACAGATTTAGGACAAAGGAAAAGCTCAATGGTTATTGGAACTTCCTAATCGACCCATATGATACCTTTTTAAGGGCAGAATGGTTCAAAGAAAATTCAAAGGACAAAGAAGGAAGAGAGTTACCTTGTGATTACAGTTTTGATGACTGGGAGAGGGTATATGTACCGGCTTGCTGGAACATGGCTGATGATAAGTATTTTTATTATGAGGGCACAGCGGTTTATACAAGAAAGTTTAAATACTTGAAGAAAAGTGAAGATAGAGTATTCCTAAAGTTTGGTGCAGTGAATTATCAATGCAGGATATTTTTAAATAAAGAATTTATAGCATATCATAAAGGTGGATCTACGCCTTTTTATATAGAAGTAACAGACCGACTTTTAGAGGAAAATAGAATACATGTTGTAGTAAACAATATAAGAAGAAGAGAGAGTATACCTACAGACAACCGAGATTGGTTTAATTATGGTGGTATATACAGGGACGTAGAACTAATAAGATTACCTCAAACCTTTATAAAAACCTTTAGAGCTAATGTGGTAGATGGGACAAACCTTCAAAAAATAAAGATTTCAGTAGAGGTGGATGGTAATAATTTAAACGGGAAGGCATTATTGACTATACCGGATTTGGGAGTAAAAAAGGAGTTTAACGTTAATAACGGTAGAGGTGAAATGGAGCTGAAGGTTCAATTGGAGCCATGGAGTCCGGACAACCCTACCCTCTATACTGTTCAAGTCCAATACGGAGATGACTTTGTAATGGATAAGGTTGGATTTAGAGAAATAAGTGTGAAAGGTACAGAAATTTATCTAAATGGACAAAGTATCTATTTGAAGGGGATATGCTGCCATGAAGACAGTATAGAAAATGGAAAAGCTTTAAGTGAAGAAGAAATAATAGAAAATATAAAATTGGCCAAGGAATTAAACTGCAATTTTGTGCGACTTGCCCACTATCCTCATTCAGAGAAAATAACTGAGGCTGCAGACCAATTTGGAATTATGCTTTGGGAGGAAATTGCGGTTAATTGGGCTGTAGACTTTGATAATTCTGCCACCTTGGAGGATGCAAAGAATCAGTTATGCGAGCTGATGATAAGAGATTATAATAGAGCCAGTGTTATAATATGGTCTATCGGTAATGAAAATATCGATACAGATGCTAGGCTTGTATTCATGAAAGAACTGGTAGATACCGTAAAAAATATGGATGATACAAGACTGGTATCTGCAGGATGCCTAATAAATGCTGAGAAAAATATAATAAGTGACAGGTTGATCCAGTATCTTGATATTATAGGCATAAATGAATATTACGGGTGGTATAATGGTAATTTTAATCTCCTTATAGAAGCCTTTAGGAACAGCAGACCAAACAGACCAGTTATCCTTGCGGAATTTGGAGCAGAAGCATTATCTGGCCACATGGGAACCATAGATGAGTTCTTTACCGAAGATTGTCAGGCAGATGTATATAGAAAGCAGTTGAAAATAATAAAGGATGTTCCCTATATCAGAGGAATTAGTCCATGGATTTTATATGATTTTAGGAGTCCGAGAAGGACAAACCAATATCAAAAGGGATATAATCTGAAAGGTTTGTTATCAGCAGATAAAAAATATAAAAAGTTAGCTTATTATATATTAAAAAAATTTTATAATTACTAA
- the rbr gene encoding rubrerythrin, translating to MKSLKGTKTAENLMKAFAGESQARNRYTYYASVAKKEGYVQIANIFTETADNEKEHAKRFFKFLNESLNTEMVEITASYPVGLGDTKANLLAAANGENEEWVDLYPEFAKVADEEGFPAVALAFRKIAEVEKHHEERYRKLLENLENNKVFKKDTELMWKCNNCGYIHVGESAPQTCPACLHPQGYFEVLADNF from the coding sequence ATGAAATCTTTAAAGGGAACAAAAACAGCTGAAAATTTAATGAAGGCATTTGCAGGGGAATCACAGGCAAGAAACAGATATACATATTATGCATCTGTAGCAAAGAAGGAAGGCTATGTACAAATAGCAAACATTTTTACTGAAACAGCAGATAATGAAAAGGAACATGCAAAGAGATTCTTTAAGTTCTTAAATGAAAGCTTAAATACTGAAATGGTTGAAATAACAGCTTCTTATCCAGTTGGACTAGGAGATACCAAAGCTAATTTGTTAGCTGCTGCTAACGGTGAAAATGAAGAATGGGTTGACTTATACCCAGAATTTGCAAAGGTTGCTGATGAAGAAGGCTTCCCTGCAGTAGCACTAGCTTTCAGAAAAATAGCAGAAGTTGAAAAGCATCATGAAGAAAGATATAGAAAATTATTAGAAAATCTTGAAAATAACAAAGTGTTTAAGAAGGATACTGAATTAATGTGGAAGTGTAACAACTGTGGGTACATCCATGTTGGTGAATCGGCTCCACAAACATGCCCAGCTTGCCTACATCCACAAGGCTATTTCGAAGTATTAGCAGATAACTTCTAA
- a CDS encoding replicative DNA helicase — MENNQQNAGSQINAQVAPILRSLPQNIDAEQSVIGSMIIDKASIAQAVEVLKSEDFYRDSHKVIFSAIVELFQKDTPIDLVTLIEHLQATDRLEAAGGITYITQISDSVPTTAHLQSYIKIVEEKSMLRKLIRSSTEIIEDCYARQDDVESVLDLAEKRIFDISEKRSTSDFEPISAVLERGFLEIERLFNNKGQFTGIESGFRDLDNKTSGFQKGDMILVAARPSMGKTTFSLNLCEHAALKCGKSVVIFSLEMSKEQLAYKLLCSQANVDFQKLRTGNLDDKDWESIARVSGPLAAAKIYIDDTAGVSVMEMRSKCRRIKMEHGIDLIMIDYLQLMSGSPGSDNRQQEVSEISRSIKALAKEMQCPVIALSQLSRAPEQRADHRPMLSDLRESGSIEQDADVVMFLYRDEYYNKETEDKNIAEVIIAKQRNGPVGTVKLAWLGQYSKFGNLDNVHQNF, encoded by the coding sequence GTGGAGAATAATCAACAAAATGCCGGCAGTCAGATTAATGCTCAGGTAGCCCCCATACTAAGAAGCCTTCCTCAAAATATAGATGCAGAGCAATCCGTTATTGGCTCAATGATTATTGATAAGGCTTCCATAGCTCAGGCTGTGGAAGTTTTAAAAAGTGAAGATTTTTATAGGGATTCCCACAAGGTTATTTTCTCAGCTATTGTAGAATTGTTCCAAAAGGATACTCCTATAGATTTAGTTACGCTCATTGAACACTTACAAGCTACTGATAGATTAGAGGCAGCAGGGGGAATCACATATATTACGCAAATAAGTGATTCAGTACCAACGACAGCTCATCTACAATCCTATATAAAGATTGTAGAGGAAAAGTCAATGCTAAGAAAATTAATAAGGTCATCTACAGAGATAATAGAGGATTGCTATGCAAGACAGGATGATGTAGAAAGTGTATTAGATCTAGCTGAAAAGAGAATATTTGATATTTCAGAAAAGAGATCTACAAGTGATTTTGAACCTATTAGTGCAGTTTTGGAAAGAGGTTTTTTAGAAATTGAGAGACTGTTCAATAATAAGGGGCAGTTTACAGGAATTGAATCTGGCTTTAGAGATTTAGACAATAAGACCTCTGGTTTCCAAAAGGGCGATATGATTTTGGTAGCAGCAAGACCTTCTATGGGTAAGACAACCTTTTCTCTAAATCTTTGTGAGCATGCAGCTCTTAAGTGCGGAAAAAGTGTGGTTATATTCTCATTAGAAATGTCAAAGGAACAGTTGGCTTATAAATTACTCTGTTCCCAGGCAAATGTTGACTTTCAGAAGCTTAGAACCGGTAACTTAGATGATAAGGACTGGGAAAGCATCGCCAGAGTTTCCGGACCTCTTGCAGCAGCTAAGATATACATTGATGATACTGCCGGAGTTTCTGTTATGGAAATGAGGTCAAAGTGCAGAAGAATAAAGATGGAGCATGGAATTGATCTAATAATGATTGACTACCTTCAGCTTATGTCAGGAAGCCCCGGTAGTGATAACAGACAGCAGGAAGTTTCTGAAATATCCAGATCTATCAAGGCTCTTGCAAAGGAGATGCAGTGTCCCGTTATAGCATTGTCCCAGTTATCCCGTGCTCCTGAACAAAGAGCAGACCACAGACCAATGTTGTCTGACCTTAGAGAATCCGGTTCTATTGAGCAGGATGCTGACGTAGTTATGTTCCTTTATAGAGATGAATATTACAATAAGGAAACTGAGGATAAAAATATTGCTGAAGTCATTATTGCTAAGCAAAGAAATGGCCCGGTAGGTACAGTAAAGCTTGCTTGGCTTGGACAGTATAGTAAATTTGGTAATCTGGATAATGTACACCAAAACTTTTAA